The proteins below are encoded in one region of Colletotrichum lupini chromosome 5, complete sequence:
- a CDS encoding F-box domain-containing protein has product MDAMHDEMAPDQLLSSTRQLAISHSSPALSVPAGDHGPGYAVSSTQLDSTYPAVTDARPWPQAADGVRDDDYYYHHHEQYLLEASSASCLALFRPPYQPTGAISEIPNEIMLHILGYLDVNDLLSTSRTNHHLRHLSLSPILHHYRLRHTRAILPPLLSSPSRPSLAELIARSIFLTHTSVVSRRLARSLVSIRLSRRLASRPSAEALVKRAVLPPECVPGMSLVQVAPALVAKRRAIEKEKVKDGLRKWVEGVWKGEVRQREEGIKKWEETKGVGRVWRLRRFWERVSRGDGADLR; this is encoded by the exons ATGGACGCAATGCACGACGAGATGGCCCCAGATCAGCTCCTCTCTTCGACCCGCCAGCTTGCTATATCACATTCTTCTCCCGCATTGTCTGTACCCGCCGGCGATCATGGCCCGGGCTACGCCGTTTCCTCCACTCAGCTCGACTCCACGTATCCGGCGGTCACTGATGCCCGACCATGGCCCCAAGCAGCCGATGGGGTTCGTGACGATGATTACTACTACCATCATCACGAACAGTACCTTCTTGAGGCCTCGTCAGCGTCTTGTCTGGCGTTGTTTCGGCCTCCATATCAGCCTACAGGCGCCATTTCAGAAATTCCAAACGAGATCATGCTGCACATCCTTGGCTATTTGGATGTGAATGATCTCTTGTCAACTTCGAGG ACCAATCATCACCTGCGTCACCTGTCCCTCTCGCCTATTCTCCATCACTATCGGCTCCGTCACACGCGTGCCATCCTGCCGCCGTTGTTATCTTCCCCTTCCCGCCCTTCTCTAGCGGAGCTCATCGCCCGCTCCATCTTTCTGACTCACACATCGGTCGTCTCGCGACGCCTTGCTCGCTCTCTGGTCTCCATCCGACTGTCCCGCCGACTGGCCTCGCGGCCCTCGGCCGAAGCCCTCGTCAAGCGGGCTGTGCTCCCGCCGGAATGTGTCCCCGGAATGAGTTTGGTGCAAGTCGCGCCCGCTCTCGTTGCGAAGCGCCGCGCTATtgaaaaggagaaggtcaAGGATGGCTTGAGAAAGTGGGTAGAGGGCGTGTGGAAGGGCGAGGTACGTCAGCGAGAAGAGGGTATCAAGAAGTGGGAGGAGACCAAGGGCGTGGGTAGGGTCTGGCGGCTCCGACGATTCTGGGAGCGTGTGTCGAGGGGCGACGGTGCCGATCTCCGGTAG